AATGAAACATAAAAAAATCTGATGATTCGACGAGTACTATATACATATATTCTAAGCTTAGGCTATTGAATGCAACTCTTCTATTTATCATCTCccaaaccatgcatccatgcatGATCACATGTAATttgtttgacttttttttttttttgaaagagactTATTTTGTTCATTCATATCTCGTGCCCCCTTTTTAATGCCAACTCTAATATCTAATTGGTTGAAATTAGTATGGAGTTCACAAGTTATATATTCATTTTTTGCTTTATATTTATTACATAAATTTTAGTTTGTGGCATTGGCTTCTTTGTCAAATACTTTGAGATTGACATAAAGCGGCAACGGATTCAGACAGGATTAGTAGGAGCGGTCATTTCCGCTGAATACTAGAAATTTTGAAGTTTTTTAGTTGAAATTTTCAGTTTTTTCCTAGTTCACTCTATTACGTTATTAAGTCGCCCCCATAACGTCAAATTCTGACTCCACCACCGGCATAAAGCAATGTTATCAGGACTCTACAAGGGTTCAATACTTCAGAGTTGTACTGATAATGACCATGGTAGTCAGGTGCTTTCTTGAGGACATGTCTATTACTCTATATCCTGTTCTCGGACTTTTTAGCATGCTATCGACGTATTGTGTGTGATCTCTAGATTATTGAGATCGGTCACAGTTTAGGTCGGTTATAACTTATGAGTACTTGAAAGGAATCGATAATATTattcatataaaaaaaaaaaacagcattttcttcttttttccgaGTCCATGCACACGACTACACGAGTGAGGCTATCAAATTTCTTATATTTTGTCGAAAATATCTCAAATTTTATTTATGTATAAGCAAGACAGACACTGTAGTATACTGCTGATGCTTCTCTTATTAGTTGCAGAATACATTAGAAACTGTAAAAAGCAGAGAATGCTCTAGTGCTCTACTCTTACTCTGATGCTGGGGCCATAGCTACCATTTCTTTCTTCTCCTCCGACTTACCGTGGCCAATCTTAGCACGGTTCATGCCAGGCGTACCCCATCCTCGTCCTTCGCCTTCTCCATATCCGCCACTTCCTTCACATGACCGGCCTTGACAACCGCCACCCATACCCCAACCTTGACCATTTCCACTGCCTGATCCACTACTGCACCAACCATCACCCCATCCGCTGCCCCAACCTTGTTCACCTCCACTACCTGAGCCGTCATTGCCCCAACCTTGACCGCCTCCTTCGCCTGTACCACAATCACTACAACCTCGGCCGCCTCCATCGCCAGGGCCACCACTACTCCAAGGTCCCCAACCCTGACCACCTCCACCACCTGAACCTTCACCACATGATCCACCGTTACCCATACCTTGACCACCTCCACTACCACCACTGCCC
This sequence is a window from Silene latifolia isolate original U9 population chromosome 8, ASM4854445v1, whole genome shotgun sequence. Protein-coding genes within it:
- the LOC141596084 gene encoding uncharacterized protein LOC141596084 isoform X2, whose product is MGSVNKACLPILVLIITFLFQVYCDARLLAGDHKRSLYSEDVSNGQIFGKFNGYGGEDGGGMEYNGGLGGGVGKGDGKVLPGWGIGGGGGERGRDDWATGSGGGGGQGMGDGRSGSGGGQGWGSGGSGGGQGWGPWSSGGPGDGGGRGCSDCGTGEGGGQGWGNDGSGSGGEQGWGSGWGDGWCSSGSGSGNGQGWGMGGGCQGRSCEGSGGYGEGEGRGWGTPGMNRAKIGHGKSEEKKEMVAMAPASE
- the LOC141596084 gene encoding uncharacterized protein LOC141596084 isoform X1; protein product: MGSVNKACLPILVLIITFLFQVYCDARLLAGDHKRSLYSEDVSNGQIFGKFNGYGGEDGGGMEYNGGLGGGVGKGDGKVLPGWGIGGGGGERGRDDWATGSGGGGGQGMGDGRSGSGGGQGWGSGGSGGGQGMGNGGSCGEGSGGGGGQGWGPWSSGGPGDGGGRGCSDCGTGEGGGQGWGNDGSGSGGEQGWGSGWGDGWCSSGSGSGNGQGWGMGGGCQGRSCEGSGGYGEGEGRGWGTPGMNRAKIGHGKSEEKKEMVAMAPASE